In Leeia speluncae, the sequence TAAGGGCGGAATTCCGGAAACATGCCTGCAATATCGCGGCTATCAATATGGTGTAAACCAAACTCTTGCATACCGGGTGAGTCGATTAATTGACTTTCTTCATCTAGATGATAAAGCGTCGCAAAAGTTGTGGTGTGTTTGCCTGAATCTAAGGCTTCTGAGATCTCACCGGTTCTTGCTGCCGCTTCTGGAATGAGCGCATTCACGAGGGTGGATTTACCCATGCCACTCTGACCAACCAGTACCGAGGTATGCCCTTTTAGCAGGGCTAAAATTGGTGATACATCCTGTTTTGCCGAAATAGGTACGACGTTATAACCCAGCGCTTGAAAAGAGGACAGCGACTCAAAAACCGCTTGGGATTCTGATAAATCCATTTTATTGACCAAGATAGTCACAGGTAGGTGATTTACCTCTGCCGCTAAAATACAGCGGTTTAGCATCGCCTCATGGCAAGAAGGTACGCCAGCCGTCACAATCAGAATCTGGCTCACGTTTGCCGCAATGGTTTTGCTTCGCCATTCATCTTGTCGGTACAGCAAGCTTGCTCTTGGCAAGATTTCTTCAATAACGCCTTCATCCAGCGCCGTTTTTTGGATAAGGACTTTATCCCCGCATGCAACATCCGTTTTTTTACCACGAGTCACACAGCCAAATATGCCGTCTGCTGTCTCTACGCGAAACCGCCGACCAAAGCTTTGAATCACCAGTCCTTCTAATAGATTGGTATTGGCAGGGCGGTTACTTGGTTTTGATTTTTTGCTCATTACTTAGGCTTTTTTCTGATTCGCTTCAAGTGCCGCAATACGGAGTGATGCAGGTGGATGTGAATCGTAAAAAGCCGAATGCAATGGGTCTGGTGTTAGCGTGCTTGCATTGTCACGATATAGCTTTACTAGACCGCTGATTAAGTCTTTTGCGTCCGACTGGCTAGCGGCAAACGCATCAGCTTCAAACTCGTGTTTACGAGAGTAGTAGCTTGATAGCGGGCCTAGCGGCAATGTCACTAATGGCGCGACAATAAAGAACAAGAATAAGCCTAAGGCGGTATCTTGTTGGCTAACACCCAAGCCCGTATACAACCAAGGTTGTTCAACCGCCCAGCCTGCAATACCTAATGCGACTAAAGCAGAACCAAACATCCAGACCATGCGCTTCACAATGTGCTTATGTTTAAAGTGACCAAGTTCATGCGCGAGCACGGCTTCAATTTCTTCAGGCGTCAAACGCTCGATTAAAGTATCGAAAAACACAATGCGTTTATTGCTGCCAAAACCGGTGAAGTAAGCATTACCGTGGCTACTGCGTTTTGATCCATCCATGACAAACACACCAGAACTAGCAAAGCCACAACGCTTTAATAGGCCTTCAATACGTGCTTTTAATGCTTCGTCTTCTAATGGGGTGAATTTATTAAAGAGTGGTGC encodes:
- the rsgA gene encoding ribosome small subunit-dependent GTPase A; this encodes MSKKSKPSNRPANTNLLEGLVIQSFGRRFRVETADGIFGCVTRGKKTDVACGDKVLIQKTALDEGVIEEILPRASLLYRQDEWRSKTIAANVSQILIVTAGVPSCHEAMLNRCILAAEVNHLPVTILVNKMDLSESQAVFESLSSFQALGYNVVPISAKQDVSPILALLKGHTSVLVGQSGMGKSTLVNALIPEAAARTGEISEALDSGKHTTTFATLYHLDEESQLIDSPGMQEFGLHHIDSRDIAGMFPEFRPYLGECRFHNCWHKVEPGCAIEAANADGKISDSRLAFYRLLIAERNIK
- a CDS encoding M48 family metallopeptidase, translating into MSGFTTFSYIFIALVIFTALLQLWLSHRQLWHVATHRAEVPSAFATDISLADHQKAADYTITKLQFSRLTLLVDVVWTLALTIGGVLSGVYQLTGKWFSSPIWHPVAAMVVVMLIQGVIGLPASLWKTFRIEAAFGFNRLTVKLFFLDLIKGAVVGTLIGVPFLAAALWLLKSMGAYWWVYVWAMWLSFNLLMLAVYPTFIAPLFNKFTPLEDEALKARIEGLLKRCGFASSGVFVMDGSKRSSHGNAYFTGFGSNKRIVFFDTLIERLTPEEIEAVLAHELGHFKHKHIVKRMVWMFGSALVALGIAGWAVEQPWLYTGLGVSQQDTALGLFLFFIVAPLVTLPLGPLSSYYSRKHEFEADAFAASQSDAKDLISGLVKLYRDNASTLTPDPLHSAFYDSHPPASLRIAALEANQKKA